In one window of Megalops cyprinoides isolate fMegCyp1 chromosome 24, fMegCyp1.pri, whole genome shotgun sequence DNA:
- the LOC118770886 gene encoding ras-related protein Rab-2A, translated as MAYAYLFKYIIIGDTGVGKSCLLLQFTDKRFQPVHDLTIGVEFGARMITIDGKQIKLQIWDTAGQESFRSITRSYYRGAAGALLVYDITRRDTFNHLTTWLEDARQHSNSNMVIMLIGNKSDLESRREVKKEEGEAFAREHGLIFMETSAKTASNVEEAFINTAKEIYEKIQEGVFDINNEANGIKIGPQHAATSATLSGSQGGQQAGGGCC; from the exons ATGGCGTACGCGTACCTCTTCAAATACATCATTATCGGAGACACGG GAGTGGGGAAATCGTGTTTACTGCTACAGTTTACAGATAAGAGGTTTCAGCCGGTGCACGATCTCACTATTG GTGTAGAATTTGGTGCGCGAATGATCACCATTGATGGGAAACAGATTAAACTTCAGATCTGGGACACA GCGGGTCAGGAGTCGTTCCGGTCCATCACCAGATCCTACTACAGAGGGgctgctggggcgctgctggtttatgacatcacaag AAGGGACACCTTCAACCACTTGACCACTTGGTTAGAAGATGCTCGACAACATTCCAATTCCAACATGGTCATCATGCTGATAGGGAATAAAAG TGACTTGGAGTCCCGGAGAGAGgtgaagaaggaggagggagaggcctTTGCCAGAGAACACGGTCTTATCTTCATGGAAACCTCCGCCAAGACGGCGTCAAACGTAGAAGAG GCATTCATCAACACAGCCAAGGAGATCTACGAGAAGATTCAGGAAGGGGTCTTCGATATTAACAATGAG gcaAACGGCATTAAGATTGGTCCTCAGCACGCTGCCACCAGCGCCACGCTGTCGGGCAGCCAGGGGGGGCAGCAGGCtggggggggctgctgctga